The DNA segment tatAGAAGGATGACTTTATACGATTTTTCTAACGTTTGTCTACTTTTAACCAtagtttatgttatatttataacgttTTTGAATTTTGTCATATTTGCTCTTTTCAGATTTTTTACCCGAGTCAAATAAGATTTTGGTTTGAATAACaaggttttatttatcataaactTACCTTTTCAATCAATTGATCAcctaaataacaaaatatgtacgCGTTTAATAACGCAACTAAAAGAAAAGCGATGAAATTTGCTAAGAGAGTTTTCTGCTCGCGTCCGACCTATTAGGAATACCggaaaagtatttaaatttaggtaTAAAGGAAAATGTTTTTCACTTTGTAGCTATGCATACTTACAACTATAACCATTAACGCGTTCAGACACAATTCTATCGTCACAGCTAAGTTCTGTATTAAAAAGAATTCTTTGAAAATGTTCGTCAATGTATTTGAGTATCTGTAAACAAGACCGGGGCCATTAGACTTCATAAAGACTAGAAACACTTCTGGTTAAACCGTCTTTAATACTTCCATctcattaaaaacattacctCATTAACCGTACatgctttttaattatttgcgtAAACTCCACTCTCATAGCACTCTCATTATCCGTAGAATGGACCAAGCTGCGTATTCTTTCTTGTAATTCATCCAACTGATCGCAAAGGTACATGATTAAGGTGCATACAATGCCTTGAACAGCGAAAGCTCTATACATATGTGGTACGACAAAAGTAATAGCTGCTATTTGATttgctaaaattaaattaattttactgtcCATGGGGTCAAACGGCACCCAAAGTTCAACAGTCATTTCTCCATGATATTGAgccaaaaaacaaaatatcgaCACAATTATAGTAGACAGAATAGTTATGAAAATGATATGTGCAGACATGAACTTCACTCTCTCTTCGCTCACTTTATCACCGGAGTATTTAATttcgttaattaatttttgtaactgTGATCTTTTTATGACAAAGAAGAATATTTTCAGTCCGAAATTGTATGCGACAAGTGTTTTATCCAAATTTGCCATCAGTACAAGTGTATCGTGTTTGAATTGAAAGGTACCGATTCCGGTGATTATAACGTAAATTATTGCTAAGATATGTAACgtaatttcgtaaattttatacacCGTAGACTGTCGATTTGGCCATAGTCCAACATAGTAaagatatttttcattaaagtaaaaaaaatcttctttgtCGATCAATAGGTGTAGCTTCAACATTTTTGCTACAAATTGTGATGtacatagatataaaaaagcaatttGATTCGTTCTGCAATAAGGGAATAATTGGTTGATCACTATTCATTATTGGTGAACTTTGTAAGACTCAAGTTTTATAACGATCTGTCCTACAAGCGGTTAACTTGAATTATTGAGGTAAGCAACTGAACAAAtgcaattagtttttttagcattcaaaggaaaatgtaacttaaaataatcttgaattttttttataaggtcTGATATTACGAATGTACTTTTAAGACTGactatttcattttcatttatctTCAATTGTATTgtgtgtattaaataaaaatcaataaacacAATCACATTGATTATGTGGACGATAAAGATTGAGGCGGCGTgcatgcgtcgggttgtctttctccctaaaatatggcgaagGGACCGATGGCTCATACtggcgtcatactcgtgaacgggtgctacttgtggtgactggtggTGCTACTACTGGTGGTGGTTGTGCTATTCGTACTTGAATTCATGTATGCGGTGATATTAGTTTTTCGAAtacgtatttgcgtgttgttcccacgagaatgtaagtgcgtgctcctattacACAATGCCTCCTGCCGATAGaggacaaatatttgtttctattttactttattattattaattacttaagatgtcatgtgaaacatggtgtaatggttgcagctccttacaaatgttctgttaaacaaaaattggcgattaaagagtggcggagagtttattgccagtttttcacttccgttctacgcccttgatttgagaactggcagtaaatgtaaaattagaagcattttatatacatttctgtttttgacgtttataagtgtacattgtcttacctatatgaataaatgattatgaattTTTGAAAGAGTATAAACAaccattaaatatatcaattaccCTTAGTGAAGAAGAGCTTACTAATTAAGGAAAAACGTTGTGTAAGAAATCTCTCTATGTTACTACTGTTAAAGAATTTTCTAAATCGGggcagtatttaaaaaaaaaactctactCAAATACCTgcaacttttatataaatataaaataagttcaatataatatatatagacattcgaacttattaatttaagatcTCAAATCAGTCAAATATCCAAGTGAATTTCAGAAATGTCTAGGTGTTCGTAGACTTGTAATTCAACCCTTATAACTAAATACTTCAGGgattaataataacacatataaataaatagtatttaatttaaatcagtCAATACAGAAGCAGGAATTAAGAAAAAGCTTCATGAATAAACGTCAGCTTTGTCTTTGTGTTCAAGGAAGTGTTCTTGCATTTattccttaataaattaactaaattctTTGGTCCACAGCAGAATAGGTTGATATGGTGtctggaaaataataatttaaattaaacaagcaTAGTGAAACTTGTGTTTAGAAAGGATATAAATATAGACTTGTTCGTAGTAGAAAAATCGTGATGTAAACGGCATGCTTTAGTCCCAAAACGTTGACCGAGTTTGagaggcacaggaggctgtgTACGttaacttgcctattagaaaaaacaaatgatcgcgatatagaaatctaaggcctagacctaaaaggttttCACTTAAAAGCACCACTGGTATGTCGTGTACATGAATATCGTAGCATTTTTATGGTAAAATCATTTCTAAAATCGTTccggtttatttatttattttattaaagtattcctacTAAAATATTCCTACTAAAAATTCAAACATATACATTACACACAAAAGccatacataaacataaagcacagCACCTgtttatactaaaaaataaatcaaaaccaaagcatatatttattaaaaaaatctaagattcattgatcattacaacatatatttaatataaaggaagaataaccaagccattattaataaaagataccagagtttcttaaatagttttttaagcatatttttttcacatttattatttgcttatttagttttaatacaaataaatctttgccttttattaagtttttatatataatacacataGATAAAGTACTCAATAGATTGGGcagtattgaattttattgtttgactTCAGAAACTGAGGGCATAATACTAATTGCAATACGCGTGAAGTCCCGTACCCAATGGGACACTGAACTGCGTTATAATCTCGTCGATAATTTTCCGTATAACATTATAAGAACAATGTTGACCTAGTTGTAAGTGAGCCTCACATTATTGTAGTGCGTTCAAACTCTTAAAATGTGTATTCCTATAGATTGAtactttcttcttcttcttctcatTAGAATGATGGTGGACTTCGTCAGACAGGCCTTTAGCTCAAATAACGTCCACGTGTATAACACAACGTTTGCCCGTAAAAGAAAAATCatgaatatagtttttttgttaaagatGACGCAAACGGGCGGCAGGCTCATCTAATCTAAAGTGATACCActgcccatgaacactcacgCTGatagaaggctcgcaagtgcgttgccggcctctTAAGAATTGATAGGCTCTTTTTTTGCATTCACTTACCCTGGATACAAATGTACCCAAAATCGAAAAACTCGATCCCAATACGGCCTCCCCCGTCTAATCCTACAAGCAACGAGAGGATAATCCTTAATCAAGTCACGCTTTCCGtcaattttgatatttatttctccattactcattttaatatcaattttattccTTTTATCTATCGGTTTCAAAAGAGCATCTTCGTAATTTTGAGGTTTCTTAACAAAATCTTTATGAATTTTCACATCTATAAGCGTGtgtcttttatattttggagTGAGAAGAGATTTCTCTTCTTCACACAACTTATCTCTTTTCAAAATGTGGGTTAAGTCCCCTCtcttgtttatttgtattgtatgtgTTGCAATTGTTTTAGAATGTGTAACGTATACTTCTAAGTGAAGTCTATCTGGACGATTCGCGTCTCTCAGCTCGCTGatacatttatttgcaagTTCTACAAGTTTTGCAATTTCTTGTTCAGTACGGACTATCCATATTAAATGAATTCTTCCTGGATTACGGCTTCGTGGATttctagaaaaaatatttcgttgaCATATATAGGGGAGTGTTAAATTAAGTATGCAAGTATGCAGTGCATTCGAATCACGGAATCAATGGAATTGGAATGGAAAACTTTTTATGAGCGCatggtttttttatagaacaaggggcaaaggggtaggaggctcatctgatgttaagtgataccgccccatggatactctcaatgccaaatggcttgcgagtgcgttgccgggtTTTTAAGAATGGgtacgctattttcttgaaggaaggTTAACAATTGACAAGAAGTGTCAGACACAAATGGTTGACCTACTtgactacaaaataaaatagggttattatttagttttttttttatacaacccTACAACCCTAAgagtagcgccactggattattattattttctgccaACTGGCAGGAGGCTTTTCTGATGATACCACCGCCAATAGACACTGACATTGCTAGAGGGTTCGCAAATGTGTTGTCGGATTTTAAAACCATCTATCAATCTACAATCTTTACATCTATACAAGTTAAAACACAATTATCACTTAttacagaatataaaatacctGCACAGATTATCCAACATAGCAACAAATGGGGTGATGCCAACACCAGCCGCGACACATAtggctatctcgctcttacacACTCCTTCCATGGGACTTGAAAAGGGTCCGTCTATAAGCACACTGCAAAAGGAGATTTAACGTTAAGTTTGTGACATATAAAAAGCCAGGATCGATAGGATTAAATTTCCACATGAACTGTGCACATGTATATCATTACAAGACCAAAAACCACTTGACCTTTTTCTCTTACTCTTCTTTAAAATAGCCTAAATAAgctttaaaatagaaaaatatcttAACATTTTTTCCTTAGTTTAATGTCCCGTCTATATTGTGTCTATATAGCGggataatataaatgtatttattactacACTACTACTTTGGCTCTAGATTGTCAAAAACTggttcttttaaattaaaaatacggtAATTCATTAGTTTCTGTATATATTCTGTGCGAAGAAAATCTACACATTATTACTAATGTATtcgttttaactaaataaataatctatctttatgaaataatttaaaaccttGCGAATCGTGTAATGTCGAATCTAATCAGACTTATAGCTATAAAAAAAGTCTGCACCGTTTCAAGTATCACTATCTCTTATTATTACAgcgtaaacataatttgaaaaaagGAGACGAAAGTGTGAACAGTACGAAAATGTTTTACCTAATTTTGTCGTGTTCTTGCTCCAACAGCACCTTTTCTAAGGCTTCCGTCCAATCCCCTTTCACCTTGATCCATAGCTCAAACACTTTTTCAGTCGTCGGAATCTAAAAtgctaatgttattttaggacAGAATTGtgtataaaaccttttttatttaatacttttttcatTGCTTGCAACGTGCGTTGAAACATAACCttccataatatttttaaaaaaacatcatcttcatattaatacttttttgcAAGTAATAGAAAggtgtaaattaatataaattaaaattatttatattttaaatatataccttattatagatttaagacTGTTTTCACGAccagtttgtttgttttctggcgactttttgtttttaatattatggcaatagttttgacttagttccagtttcaagtaaaaggttgggaaactacacgcgagacatcaaaagaaaacaaagggataagctagttaaaaacaaaatatgtacataaataaagaagataataaattataatacaataaaggatAAAGCAAAAGGCAGGAGGTTTTAGTCGGAAACGGAAAATGTAGTAATTGTAAGTAATACAGGAAAAATACTGTGGCGTTTGTGACTGTTCGATACCCAAATTACGacatgtaattattattcctAGAGattagcttttaatttatttctcgTTTTTTAAAAAGCCCTGAAGTGCTAAATTTGATCTCAATCATATCTCACCTTGACAACGGTGAATGGATGCCACTCGATCATAGAGACATCTGCGCATTGTACTAGAACGTATTGCCCGATACGACAGGAGAGGTTTTGATGAGATCGAAGCGATAAGCTTATGGTTCTGCCGGGCATGTGTCGTACCTGAAGTGTATTTACCACCCAAATATTAGTGGATCAATATTTTCAGCTAATACAGACTGATTTTGTTGTAGTGTTTAAGCTATcatttactatataaataaaaagaagtcGTAGAATCCCTCCTCCGCATGCGACAAGAGTATGTTCCATGTACGAATACGAATTATATGCGCAATTCGCCAATGTTTCGGGTGTTATCTaagtacaatacaattttggAAGATATTCACATTTTCCACCTTAACAATGGTGCTCATGGAAAAATATTAGGTAGGCggactttgactttatttagtattagtaaaaatcatttttctttaaaacacttggtaatttaatttcagttacatttttttatattcatgtaCTAAATTGACTTATGTTTTCctgtttcgtatattttgtttaacaatgtaatttgttttggctttgtatattgtctaagtgttttatatgaagtacagctaataaatttaatatgttgCTTAGCACAATACTCGAGGacctaaaaacatttttgttccACAAATGCGAACAAAATCTATGGAAATAACAAAGTGTACCTTATGTTgtataaaaacctaaaaacgTATATATTGAATCAATAAtgtcttattattaattgatagTCACTTAAACCGTGTTGTAATCCCCTTACTTATACAGACTTTTAAACACttcttaaaaatgtattattctaTAGTCAAGtaacaatattgtatatagtTTTCTCTATGTCACAAATAACTTAGTAAATCCCCGCAGCAGTTCAAGACTTGGAATAGCAATCAAGGACGGATTTTTCCAGAGCAAAGAGCACGTTTTCATGTGCCTGTTCAACCTAGTTAGTAGAACTGAAGGAAGTCAAAATCAAGTGTTAGATATACAAGAATGCCTCAGCACTCTTTCTTTTACGTCCATGCCACTCCGCAGAAGCATCTTTGTGCCCAGGATAGATCGCGTCGTGGTGTTGTTTCCTACTCCTACTGCTCTATGGCATAAAGAACATTGCTGAACTAcactaaaattacttttacttGACTATAGATACGaggaaaacttaaattatattacttaaaatataagtgtATAAATCCAATCAGAGAGCTTTtagtatacttatatattgtatataataccTACCTACATACCTAATTGGAGATTAGctaataattgttattcaaTTTACGATTGCGGCTTAtgaaaagtatttaatgaatGTGTTCCTAATaacataatgtaattaatgagGTAAGTGAATAATGGATCCCTATATCCCTATATATGTCTGTACTAGGCCAGAAGAGATCGCGAATAAATAAGTGAAATGTCATTTCATATTGaaaagagttttttacgccggctttttctctcggcctatctacttatttaaatttatcgacgtagaataagtgatacttgtaacTTATGTtccatattaaacatattgttacgagctaggggatcggatagaaaatgccgtagatttcttcaagggtttatttcttgaaaaatcaatgaggaatttatgagcaCAAATTGATTGC comes from the Pieris brassicae chromosome 4, ilPieBrab1.1, whole genome shotgun sequence genome and includes:
- the LOC123708342 gene encoding uncharacterized protein LOC123708342, producing MTPSTVYKIYEITLHILAIIYVIITGIGTFQFKHDTLVLMANLDKTLVAYNFGLKIFFFVIKRSQLQKLINEIKYSGDKVSEERVKFMSAHIIFITILSTIIVSIFCFLAQYHGEMTVELWVPFDPMDSKINLILANQIAAITFVVPHMYRAFAVQGIVCTLIMYLCDQLDELQERIRSLVHSTDNESAMRVEFTQIIKKHVRLMRYSNTLTNIFKEFFLIQNLAVTIELCLNALMVIVSEGVALAAYQSAWTSWPSDLQRDLLTVIRAAQKPLKLSAGGMATMCIQTYSQALYNAYSIFAVLNDVVE
- the LOC123708975 gene encoding NADPH oxidase 4-like, with amino-acid sequence MARFINIGCVYLKQRFFLISWISLVIYLFYKTFIYYYNSRQFYYLRQILGVGLCLSRGTATVLNVCCAIILLPLCKKMNQKLYRLFSKLCPGLFFLWLEKAKSFHMTVGITLVIFGVTHSVSHFVNLWNFSRNFDEERIEINLARYKNENPLNLLMSLAGVTGLSMLLIIISMGVTSTRVVRRRLYNAFWYTHHLYLPFMALLMIHPISGVLKEEILDSSLGTSHMFENNETLLYYVPQFRAIKPKTWLWMALPLTCYFLDLFWRIFARNLSKVDIVKVRHMPGRTISLSLRSHQNLSCRIGQYVLVQCADVSMIEWHPFTVVKIPTTEKVFELWIKVKGDWTEALEKVLLEQEHDKISVLIDGPFSSPMEGVCKSEIAICVAAGVGITPFVAMLDNLCRNPRSRNPGRIHLIWIVRTEQEIAKLVELANKCISELRDANRPDRLHLEVYVTHSKTIATHTIQINKRGDLTHILKRDKLCEEEKSLLTPKYKRHTLIDVKIHKDFVKKPQNYEDALLKPIDKRNKIDIKMSNGEINIKIDGKRDLIKDYPLVACRIRRGRPYWDRVFRFWVHLYPGHHINLFCCGPKNLVNLLRNKCKNTSLNTKTKLTFIHEAFS